The following coding sequences lie in one Mesorhizobium sp. DCY119 genomic window:
- a CDS encoding ABC transporter substrate-binding protein: MRILMRVALGVSVMALAIGAAQAQEKTIKIGTEGAYPPFNNLTADGKLEGFDIDIANALCEEMKAKCEFVTQDWDGIIPALQAGKFDAIIASMSITPERLEKVDFSEKYYNTPSAIAVPKDSELKGVTKEDLAGKTIGVQGSTTHFNYAEKTFTDGEVKAYPTAQEYQLDIANGRLDAVEDDIVVLSQWLDSADGACCKLLGQPSPQPVEIFGPGAGIAVRKGDALAAEFSAAIKAIRANGKYKEINDKYFKFDVYGAES, encoded by the coding sequence ATGCGTATTCTTATGCGTGTCGCGCTTGGGGTATCTGTCATGGCGCTGGCGATCGGCGCAGCCCAGGCCCAGGAAAAGACCATCAAGATCGGCACCGAAGGCGCCTATCCGCCCTTCAACAACCTGACCGCCGACGGCAAGCTGGAAGGCTTCGACATCGATATCGCCAACGCGCTGTGCGAAGAGATGAAGGCAAAGTGCGAATTCGTGACCCAGGACTGGGACGGCATCATCCCCGCCCTTCAGGCCGGCAAGTTCGACGCCATCATCGCTTCCATGTCGATCACCCCGGAGCGCCTGGAAAAGGTCGACTTCTCCGAGAAGTACTACAACACGCCTTCGGCCATCGCCGTGCCGAAAGACAGCGAGCTCAAGGGCGTGACCAAGGAAGACCTCGCCGGCAAGACGATCGGCGTGCAGGGCTCCACCACCCACTTCAACTACGCGGAAAAGACCTTCACCGATGGCGAGGTCAAGGCCTATCCGACCGCCCAGGAATACCAGCTCGATATCGCCAATGGCCGTCTCGACGCCGTGGAAGACGATATCGTCGTGCTGTCGCAGTGGCTTGATTCCGCCGACGGCGCCTGCTGCAAGCTGCTGGGCCAGCCCTCGCCGCAGCCGGTCGAAATCTTCGGACCCGGCGCCGGCATAGCGGTCCGCAAGGGCGACGCGCTCGCAGCCGAATTCAGCGCTGCGATCAAGGCGATCCGCGCCAACGGCAAATACAAGGAAATCAACGACAAGTACTTCAAGTTCGACGTCTACGGCGCCGAATCCTGA
- the mobB gene encoding molybdopterin-guanine dinucleotide biosynthesis protein B: MTQRVFGITGWKNSGKTTLTERLVAELTARGWRVSTVKHAHHEFDIDKQGTDSFRHRAAGAGEVAIVSGKRWALMHELTSEDEPSLDAILARLSPCDIVLVEGYKREAHKKIEARRLEAKDTAPLSANDPNIVAIAADHPVSGERLLTFGIDDIAAIADFIETTTGLKKLT, encoded by the coding sequence TTGACACAGCGCGTATTCGGCATCACCGGCTGGAAGAATTCGGGCAAGACCACGCTGACCGAAAGGCTCGTGGCTGAATTGACCGCGCGCGGCTGGCGCGTTTCCACGGTCAAGCACGCACATCATGAATTCGACATCGACAAGCAGGGCACCGACAGCTTTCGCCACCGTGCGGCCGGCGCCGGCGAGGTCGCCATCGTCTCCGGCAAACGCTGGGCGCTGATGCACGAACTAACCAGTGAGGACGAGCCTTCGCTCGACGCCATACTGGCGCGCCTTTCGCCCTGCGACATCGTGCTGGTCGAGGGCTACAAGCGCGAGGCGCACAAGAAGATCGAGGCGCGCCGGCTGGAAGCGAAAGACACAGCACCGCTATCGGCCAACGATCCCAACATCGTCGCCATCGCCGCCGATCATCCGGTGTCGGGAGAACGCCTGCTAACATTCGGGATCGACGACATTGCCGCGATAGCCGATTTCATCGAAACCACGACCGGCTTGAAAAAGCTGACGTAA
- the mobA gene encoding molybdenum cofactor guanylyltransferase MobA yields MQETIAGLILSGGRATRMGGGDKTLRPLGDGTILSHVISRLAPQAASMAISANGDPARLAGFGHPVIADTAGAGPLAGILAGMDWARPVASHILTVAGDTPFFPANLCEKLDAARNGEAGRIAVACSDGEQHPTFALWPVTLHDELLVFLGGQHKFRVRAFIESHDFVEVDFPMLDVTAKIVDPFFNINTPGDLQEAEAIVRAMI; encoded by the coding sequence GTGCAAGAAACCATTGCGGGATTGATCCTTTCAGGCGGCCGCGCGACGCGAATGGGCGGCGGCGACAAGACATTGCGTCCGCTTGGCGACGGGACGATCCTGTCGCATGTGATATCCCGTCTTGCCCCGCAGGCCGCAAGCATGGCGATCAGCGCCAATGGCGACCCGGCGCGTCTTGCCGGGTTCGGGCACCCAGTGATCGCCGACACCGCAGGCGCCGGACCCTTGGCCGGGATTCTGGCGGGAATGGACTGGGCGCGCCCTGTCGCCAGCCATATCCTGACGGTTGCCGGCGACACGCCCTTCTTTCCCGCCAATCTTTGCGAAAAGCTCGATGCAGCCAGAAATGGCGAAGCAGGCCGCATTGCGGTGGCATGCTCTGACGGAGAACAACACCCGACATTTGCGCTGTGGCCGGTCACGCTTCACGACGAGCTGCTGGTCTTCCTCGGCGGACAGCACAAGTTTCGCGTGCGCGCCTTCATCGAAAGCCACGATTTCGTCGAGGTCGATTTCCCGATGCTGGACGTCACCGCAAAAATCGTCGATCCCTTCTTCAACATCAACACCCCCGGCGACCTTCAGGAAGCCGAGGCGATCGTGCGGGCCATGATTTGA
- a CDS encoding multidrug effflux MFS transporter, translating into MAAGFLNKATPPHVFTLVTAAAASTLSMNIFLPSLPGMAKHFDAEYAVVQLAVSLYLAATAVLQLFIGPASDRFGRRPVMLFCFALFILGTVAAIYAPTIELLLACRLLQASSAAGMVLSRAIVRDTVEATEAASKIGYITMGTSLVPMIGPIIGGFLDELYGWQATFLLMLAAGLFAFVIVWLDLGETNRQKSSSFAAQFRSYPEVIGSRRFWGYTLTAAFTSGAFFAFLGGGPYISSEILHLTPSQYGMYFAIVSIGYMLGNFMSGRFSRTVGINRMMLYGNIVTALGMMLSIALFWSGYNHPLSLFGPIFFVGVGNGVTLPNANAGIVSVSSHLAGSASGLGGALQIGGGAALSMVAGALLTPDTGPYPLLWVMLLSALAGALSTLYVMWVSRHPAREA; encoded by the coding sequence ATGGCCGCAGGGTTTCTGAACAAGGCGACTCCGCCGCATGTCTTCACGCTGGTGACGGCAGCGGCAGCCAGCACGCTGTCGATGAATATCTTCCTGCCGTCCCTGCCCGGCATGGCGAAGCATTTCGACGCCGAATATGCGGTGGTGCAGCTGGCCGTTTCGCTCTATCTCGCCGCCACCGCCGTCCTGCAGCTGTTCATCGGGCCGGCCTCCGATCGCTTCGGCCGGCGGCCGGTGATGCTGTTCTGCTTCGCCCTTTTCATTCTTGGGACGGTTGCGGCGATCTACGCGCCGACGATCGAACTGCTGCTTGCTTGCCGGTTGCTGCAAGCCAGTTCGGCGGCCGGCATGGTGCTGTCGCGCGCCATCGTGCGCGACACGGTCGAAGCAACCGAGGCGGCAAGCAAGATCGGCTACATCACGATGGGCACCAGCCTGGTGCCGATGATCGGGCCGATCATCGGCGGGTTCCTCGATGAACTCTATGGCTGGCAAGCGACCTTCCTGCTCATGCTTGCGGCCGGGCTCTTCGCCTTCGTCATCGTCTGGCTCGATCTCGGCGAAACGAACCGGCAGAAATCATCGAGCTTTGCCGCCCAGTTTCGCAGCTACCCCGAGGTTATCGGCTCGCGCCGCTTCTGGGGCTACACGCTGACGGCGGCCTTCACCTCCGGCGCTTTCTTCGCCTTTCTCGGCGGCGGACCGTATATTTCATCCGAAATCCTGCACCTGACACCGTCGCAATACGGCATGTACTTCGCCATCGTCTCGATCGGCTACATGCTCGGCAACTTCATGTCGGGCAGGTTTTCGCGAACGGTGGGCATCAACCGCATGATGCTCTACGGCAACATTGTGACGGCGCTGGGCATGATGCTGTCGATCGCACTGTTCTGGTCCGGCTACAATCATCCGCTGTCGCTGTTCGGCCCTATCTTCTTCGTCGGCGTCGGCAATGGCGTCACGCTGCCCAACGCCAATGCCGGTATCGTCAGCGTCAGCAGCCACCTCGCAGGCTCGGCCTCCGGCCTTGGCGGCGCATTGCAGATCGGCGGAGGCGCGGCTCTTTCGATGGTCGCGGGTGCACTGCTGACGCCCGACACTGGACCCTACCCGCTGCTGTGGGTGATGTTGCTTTCGGCGCTGGCAGGCGCGCTTTCAACCCTTTATGTGATGTGGGTGTCGCGGCATCCGGCCAGGGAAGCGTGA
- a CDS encoding DMT family transporter, producing MALSPNLRGAMFMVVSMAGFTCNDALIKLASMHMNFGQVILVRGLFATTLITLLAWHQGALKMPRLIFHPMIGLRVLGELGGTIFFLIALQHLPIANVSAVLQALPLAVTMGAALFLGEGVGWRRWLAIVAGFTGVMVIVRPGFEGFNIFALSALISVAFCALRDLATRRLPPHVPSLLVSAVTATVIMLCGAVLITPLGGWTPMEYEYIALLGLAAVLVLVGYQFVIMSMRTGDISFIAPFRYTALLWAIVLGYLIFGDIPDIAMIVGAIIIVSSGLYTLYREQVAGKTAPAAQSTSPAMAPDGI from the coding sequence TTGGCACTTTCTCCCAACCTTCGCGGCGCCATGTTCATGGTGGTGTCGATGGCCGGGTTCACCTGCAACGACGCGTTGATCAAGCTGGCGTCGATGCACATGAATTTCGGCCAGGTGATCCTCGTGCGCGGATTGTTCGCGACGACGTTGATCACCCTGCTTGCCTGGCATCAGGGCGCGCTGAAGATGCCGCGGCTGATATTCCACCCGATGATCGGCCTTCGCGTGCTGGGCGAACTCGGCGGCACGATCTTCTTCCTGATCGCACTCCAGCACCTGCCCATCGCCAATGTCTCTGCCGTGCTTCAGGCCCTGCCGCTCGCAGTGACGATGGGCGCGGCGCTGTTTCTGGGCGAAGGCGTCGGCTGGCGCCGCTGGCTGGCGATCGTCGCCGGCTTCACCGGCGTCATGGTCATCGTTCGGCCCGGCTTCGAGGGTTTCAACATCTTCGCATTGTCGGCACTGATATCGGTCGCCTTCTGCGCACTGCGCGACCTGGCGACCAGACGCCTGCCGCCGCACGTCCCGTCGCTTCTGGTTTCCGCAGTCACCGCCACGGTGATCATGCTGTGCGGCGCAGTGCTCATAACCCCGCTCGGCGGCTGGACGCCGATGGAATATGAATACATCGCTCTGCTCGGCCTTGCAGCCGTGCTCGTCCTGGTCGGCTACCAGTTCGTCATCATGTCGATGCGCACCGGCGACATCTCCTTCATCGCACCGTTCCGCTATACGGCCCTGCTCTGGGCGATCGTGCTTGGCTATCTCATCTTTGGCGACATTCCCGACATTGCCATGATCGTCGGCGCGATCATCATCGTCAGCTCCGGCCTCTACACGCTCTATCGTGAACAGGTCGCCGGGAAGACAGCGCCGGCCGCGCAAAGCACCAGCCCGGCAATGGCGCCGGACGGCATCTAG
- a CDS encoding DUF1801 domain-containing protein, whose translation MNPSEQIDQLIAKLTDWRGKTLAGLRRSILEADKEIVEEWKWMGSPVWSRDGIIAVVNAHKDKVKLTFSHGASLADPDKLFNAGFGGKVWRAIDVFEGDTIDERALKNLIRAAIEFNQARKKTKKAPAAARSKGPSSKET comes from the coding sequence ATGAATCCATCGGAACAGATCGACCAGCTCATCGCAAAACTAACGGACTGGCGCGGCAAGACGCTCGCCGGCCTGCGCAGGAGCATCCTTGAGGCCGATAAAGAGATCGTCGAGGAATGGAAGTGGATGGGAAGCCCGGTATGGTCCCGCGACGGCATCATCGCTGTCGTCAACGCCCACAAGGACAAGGTGAAGCTCACCTTTTCCCACGGCGCGAGCCTCGCCGATCCTGACAAGCTCTTCAATGCGGGCTTCGGCGGCAAGGTGTGGCGGGCGATCGATGTTTTCGAAGGGGATACGATCGACGAGCGCGCCCTGAAAAACCTGATCCGCGCCGCGATCGAGTTCAATCAGGCCAGGAAGAAGACGAAGAAAGCGCCGGCGGCTGCCCGATCGAAAGGCCCGTCCAGCAAGGAGACATGA
- a CDS encoding alpha/beta hydrolase — MTDSKKNGRATFVLVHGAWAGSWSMMRVADALTAKGHRVFAPTLSGLGERSHLAGADINLTTHVNDVVNEVLWKDLDRIVLVGHSYSGIVITGVAERIGERIASIVYLDAFIPADGQSFADFAEGWELVGETIPAPPTSKGDYLDENDRAWVDAKATPHPTASLKEKLRVTGAYQRVPKKTYIQATGWDSPFGQTADALGKDPSWAVRQIACGHDVGIDKPQELADLLIEAA; from the coding sequence ATGACCGACTCAAAGAAGAACGGGCGCGCTACCTTTGTGCTCGTGCATGGCGCATGGGCGGGCAGCTGGTCGATGATGCGGGTTGCCGATGCGCTGACGGCCAAGGGCCACCGTGTCTTTGCGCCGACGCTGAGCGGGCTTGGCGAGCGGTCGCATCTGGCGGGAGCGGACATAAACCTCACCACTCATGTCAACGACGTCGTCAACGAGGTGCTGTGGAAGGACCTCGATCGCATCGTGCTGGTCGGGCATTCCTATTCCGGCATCGTCATAACCGGGGTGGCCGAAAGGATCGGTGAGCGCATCGCCTCGATCGTCTATCTCGACGCGTTCATACCCGCAGACGGCCAGTCCTTCGCCGATTTCGCCGAAGGCTGGGAACTGGTCGGCGAAACCATCCCCGCTCCGCCGACCTCGAAGGGCGATTACCTCGACGAGAACGACCGCGCCTGGGTCGACGCCAAGGCAACGCCGCACCCGACGGCGTCGCTGAAGGAAAAGCTCCGCGTGACCGGCGCCTATCAGCGCGTGCCGAAGAAGACCTACATCCAGGCGACCGGCTGGGACAGCCCGTTCGGCCAGACTGCCGATGCGCTAGGGAAGGATCCGAGCTGGGCCGTCAGGCAGATCGCCTGCGGCCACGATGTCGGCATCGACAAGCCGCAGGAACTGGCCGACCTTCTGATCGAAGCCGCCTAG
- a CDS encoding DUF899 domain-containing protein, with product MEAQKIVPHGEWVAARKRLLAREKEMSRARDALNAERRALPMELVEKDYVFDGPNGRASLADLFEGRRQLLIYHFMFDPKWENGCHGCTSFANSLPDLSELHKRETTLAMVSRAPFGKLAGYRQKMGWTVPWYSSFGSDFNYDFHVTLDEKIAPIEINYRGKAEFEAAKGAWDQWGTELPGLSVFLRDEGRILHSYSTYARGLEPLVPVLHYLDLAPLGRQGS from the coding sequence ATGGAAGCGCAGAAAATCGTCCCGCACGGCGAATGGGTGGCAGCGCGCAAGCGGCTGCTCGCCCGCGAGAAGGAAATGTCGAGGGCGCGCGACGCTCTGAACGCCGAACGCCGGGCCCTGCCGATGGAACTGGTCGAGAAGGACTATGTCTTCGACGGGCCGAACGGCAGAGCGAGCCTTGCCGACCTGTTCGAGGGGCGTCGCCAGCTCCTTATCTACCACTTCATGTTCGACCCGAAATGGGAGAATGGCTGCCACGGCTGCACCAGCTTCGCCAACAGCCTGCCGGATCTGTCCGAACTGCATAAACGCGAAACCACGCTGGCAATGGTCTCGCGCGCACCTTTCGGCAAGCTGGCCGGCTACAGGCAGAAGATGGGCTGGACGGTGCCGTGGTATTCGTCCTTCGGCAGCGACTTCAACTACGATTTCCACGTCACGCTGGACGAAAAGATCGCGCCCATCGAGATCAACTACCGCGGCAAGGCCGAGTTCGAAGCCGCGAAAGGCGCCTGGGACCAGTGGGGCACCGAACTGCCGGGCCTCAGCGTCTTCCTCCGCGACGAAGGCCGGATCCTGCACAGCTATTCGACCTATGCGCGCGGCCTGGAGCCATTGGTGCCGGTCCTGCACTATCTCGACCTTGCACCGCTGGGCCGGCAGGGCTCGTAA
- a CDS encoding glutathione S-transferase family protein — MSLTYHFHPLASFCHKPLIALYENDTPFETVLVDLGDESSSADFKELWPVGKMPVLRDAARDRIVPESTIIIEYLDKYYPGKIRFIPADPEEAWRTRLSDRFYDLYVQEPMQKIVVDRIRPAGQHDGFGVEQARETLRTAYGMIERDMATRTWAMGDAFTMADCAAAPALFYAEKVEPFAATHKHMAAYFDRLLNRPSFARVLKEAEPYFKFFPTRNLN, encoded by the coding sequence ATGTCTCTCACCTATCATTTCCATCCCCTCGCCTCCTTCTGCCACAAGCCGCTGATCGCGCTTTATGAAAACGACACGCCGTTCGAAACGGTGCTGGTCGATCTTGGCGACGAAAGCTCCAGCGCTGATTTCAAGGAATTGTGGCCGGTCGGCAAGATGCCGGTGCTGCGCGACGCCGCCCGCGACCGCATCGTGCCGGAATCGACCATCATCATCGAATATCTGGACAAGTATTACCCTGGAAAAATCCGCTTCATACCGGCCGACCCCGAAGAAGCCTGGCGCACCCGCCTTTCCGATCGCTTTTATGATCTCTACGTGCAGGAACCGATGCAGAAGATCGTCGTCGACCGCATTCGCCCGGCAGGCCAGCACGATGGCTTCGGCGTCGAACAGGCACGCGAGACGCTTCGAACCGCCTACGGCATGATCGAGCGTGACATGGCCACGCGGACATGGGCGATGGGCGACGCCTTCACCATGGCCGACTGCGCGGCAGCACCAGCGCTGTTCTATGCCGAGAAGGTCGAGCCATTTGCCGCCACGCACAAGCACATGGCCGCCTATTTCGACCGGCTGCTGAACCGCCCGTCCTTCGCCCGCGTGCTGAAGGAAGCCGAGCCCTATTTCAAATTCTTTCCGACGCGGAACCTGAACTGA
- a CDS encoding helix-turn-helix domain-containing protein: MDAAHRSGCPINLSLEVFGDKWSLLILRDMIFGGKRHFRELLRSEEGISSNILADRMKMLLEEGMLTKTDDPSHKQKAIYSLTEMAIELVPIMAHLGAWGRKWLPVSEELSIRARLLEEGGLPMWEKFMAELRVEQLGAPSTTSGPTVRETLQAAYLEVVARQQAERATAN, from the coding sequence ATGGACGCTGCTCATCGCTCGGGCTGCCCGATAAACCTCTCGCTCGAAGTGTTCGGCGACAAATGGAGCCTGCTGATCCTTCGCGACATGATCTTCGGCGGCAAACGCCACTTTCGCGAGCTTTTGCGGTCGGAAGAGGGCATTTCGTCCAACATCCTCGCCGACCGCATGAAGATGCTGCTGGAAGAGGGCATGCTCACCAAGACGGACGACCCGAGCCACAAGCAGAAGGCGATCTACAGCCTGACCGAGATGGCGATCGAACTGGTGCCGATCATGGCCCATCTCGGCGCCTGGGGCCGCAAATGGCTTCCGGTCAGCGAGGAGCTCAGCATCCGCGCCCGGCTGCTGGAGGAGGGCGGGCTGCCGATGTGGGAGAAATTCATGGCCGAGCTGCGCGTCGAGCAGCTTGGCGCGCCGAGCACCACTTCCGGCCCGACGGTGCGCGAGACGCTGCAGGCGGCCTATCTTGAGGTGGTCGCGCGGCAGCAGGCGGAGCGGGCCACAGCGAACTGA
- a CDS encoding GFA family protein — protein sequence MKARAKKPKLHTGGCLCGAVRFEATGPAEKPHTCSCRMCQRHTGALTAPWVEFPSDRVAWTGPAGKPSVYRSSDYSSRAFCPTCGSSLGAIDDNPVVALLLGAFDKPAAKELMPTYHTNRGGRPKWWHVEAGAE from the coding sequence ATGAAAGCGCGAGCGAAAAAACCAAAGCTGCACACCGGAGGCTGCCTTTGCGGCGCCGTTCGCTTCGAGGCGACCGGCCCGGCTGAAAAGCCGCACACCTGCTCGTGCCGCATGTGCCAGCGCCACACCGGCGCATTGACGGCGCCCTGGGTCGAGTTCCCAAGCGACCGGGTGGCGTGGACCGGACCCGCCGGCAAGCCGTCCGTCTATCGCTCGTCGGACTATTCCAGCCGCGCTTTCTGCCCCACCTGCGGCAGCTCGCTCGGCGCGATCGACGACAACCCCGTCGTTGCCCTGCTGCTCGGAGCCTTCGACAAGCCGGCGGCAAAGGAACTGATGCCCACCTATCATACCAACCGAGGCGGACGGCCGAAATGGTGGCATGTGGAGGCGGGGGCGGAGTAG
- a CDS encoding GIY-YIG nuclease family protein, producing the protein MGRRGYVYILASQKNGTLYVGVTSDLAGRLLQHQTGTGSKFVARYGVMRLVWFDEYDLVVDAVAREKVIKKWPRQWKINLIEERNPHWHDIRGICFDGRHFVALVLHRRLALPFRHGFPTLSTR; encoded by the coding sequence ATGGGCAGACGGGGGTATGTCTACATTCTCGCTTCACAGAAGAACGGGACGCTCTACGTCGGCGTCACGTCAGACCTTGCCGGCCGTTTGCTGCAGCACCAGACCGGAACCGGTTCGAAATTCGTCGCCCGATATGGCGTCATGCGCCTTGTCTGGTTCGACGAATACGATCTGGTCGTCGATGCCGTCGCCCGCGAGAAGGTGATCAAGAAGTGGCCACGTCAGTGGAAGATCAACCTCATCGAGGAGCGCAATCCACATTGGCACGACATTCGTGGCATTTGCTTTGACGGGAGGCATTTCGTTGCGCTTGTTCTGCACCGCCGGCTCGCGTTGCCGTTCAGGCATGGATTCCCGACACTCTCCACTCGCTAA
- the moaA gene encoding GTP 3',8-cyclase MoaA: MNMIDPFGRTISYLRVSVTDRCDFRCTYCMAEDMTFLPKKDLLSLEELDRLCTVFIEKGVRRLRLTGGEPLVRKNIMHLVRELSRHLKSGALEELTLTTNGSQLARFAGELADCGVKRINVSLDTLDAQKFHAVTRWGHLDKVMAGIDAAQAAGLKIKLNAVALKGFNDIELPEMLRWAHGRGMDLTVIETMPMGEIDLDRTDQYLPLSLLRADLERQFTLTDIPYKTGGPARYVEVAETGGRLGFITPMTHNFCESCNRVRLTCTGTLYMCLGQEDAADLRAPLRASEGNELLSSAIDEAIGRKPKGHDFIIDRRTSRPAVSRHMSVTGG; this comes from the coding sequence ATGAACATGATCGATCCATTCGGTCGCACGATCAGCTATCTGCGCGTGTCGGTCACCGACCGCTGCGACTTCCGCTGCACCTATTGCATGGCGGAAGACATGACCTTTTTGCCCAAGAAGGATCTGCTCTCGCTGGAAGAGCTCGACCGGCTGTGCACCGTCTTCATCGAGAAAGGCGTGCGCAGATTGCGGCTGACCGGCGGCGAACCGCTGGTGCGCAAGAACATCATGCATCTGGTGCGCGAGCTGTCGCGCCACCTCAAGAGCGGTGCTCTGGAAGAGCTGACGCTGACCACCAACGGCTCGCAGCTTGCCCGCTTCGCCGGGGAGCTCGCCGATTGCGGCGTCAAGCGCATCAATGTTTCGCTCGACACGCTCGACGCGCAGAAATTCCATGCCGTCACCCGCTGGGGCCATCTCGACAAGGTGATGGCCGGCATCGACGCCGCGCAGGCTGCCGGGCTCAAGATCAAGCTCAACGCGGTGGCGCTGAAGGGCTTCAACGATATCGAGCTGCCCGAGATGCTGCGCTGGGCGCATGGCCGCGGCATGGACCTGACCGTCATCGAGACCATGCCGATGGGCGAGATCGATCTTGACCGCACCGACCAGTATCTGCCGCTGTCGCTGCTGCGCGCCGATCTCGAGCGCCAGTTCACGCTGACCGACATTCCCTACAAGACCGGCGGCCCGGCGCGCTATGTCGAGGTTGCCGAGACCGGCGGCCGGCTCGGCTTCATCACGCCGATGACGCATAATTTCTGCGAAAGCTGCAACCGCGTGCGGCTGACCTGCACCGGCACGCTCTATATGTGTCTCGGCCAGGAAGACGCCGCCGACCTGCGCGCACCGCTGCGCGCCTCCGAAGGCAACGAACTTCTCTCCAGCGCCATCGACGAAGCCATCGGCCGCAAGCCCAAGGGCCACGACTTCATCATCGACCGCCGCACCAGCCGCCCCGCCGTCTCGCGCCATATGAGCGTTACCGGCGGGTGA
- a CDS encoding DUF971 domain-containing protein: MTAPTELRVSKDRRTLTVTFPNHHPFELSAELLRVASPSAEVQGHSPEQRVTVPGKRNVAISRIEPVGNYAVRIIFDDTHDTGIFTWNYLHTLGHEKDERWNAYLAELQQKGMSRG, from the coding sequence ATGACGGCGCCAACTGAACTGAGAGTATCGAAGGATCGCCGCACGCTGACGGTGACGTTTCCCAACCACCATCCGTTCGAGCTGTCGGCCGAACTGCTGCGCGTCGCTTCGCCCTCGGCGGAAGTGCAGGGGCATTCGCCGGAACAGCGCGTCACGGTGCCGGGCAAACGCAACGTGGCAATCTCCAGGATCGAGCCGGTCGGCAATTATGCGGTGCGCATCATCTTCGACGACACGCACGACACCGGCATCTTCACCTGGAACTATCTGCATACGTTGGGCCACGAGAAGGACGAGCGCTGGAACGCCTATCTCGCCGAGCTTCAGCAAAAGGGCATGAGCCGGGGATAG
- a CDS encoding pyridoxamine 5'-phosphate oxidase family protein → MSKITTVEQLEALYGLPGETSLVKELDHIIPEYAAFIEASPFAALATTGPEGLDCSPRGDLAGFVRIHDERTLMMPDRRGNNRADSLKNIIRDDKVALLFLVPGSGTTLRVNGRAYITTDAELCASFTVEGKPARSVTVIKVEAVYFQCARAIVRSELWNPEKHVDPKSLPTPGQILAVTSRKNIDGEKYDREWPERAKASMW, encoded by the coding sequence ATGTCGAAAATCACCACCGTCGAACAGCTCGAAGCGCTCTACGGCCTGCCCGGCGAGACCTCGCTGGTCAAGGAACTCGACCACATCATTCCCGAATATGCGGCCTTCATCGAAGCGTCGCCCTTCGCAGCCCTTGCTACTACCGGCCCGGAAGGTCTCGACTGCTCGCCGCGCGGCGATCTCGCCGGCTTCGTGCGCATCCACGACGAACGGACGCTGATGATGCCCGACCGGCGCGGAAACAACCGCGCCGATTCGCTGAAGAACATCATCCGCGACGACAAGGTGGCGCTGCTGTTTCTCGTCCCGGGCTCCGGCACGACCTTGCGGGTCAACGGCCGCGCCTACATCACCACGGATGCCGAGCTATGCGCGTCCTTCACGGTCGAAGGCAAGCCGGCGCGCTCGGTTACTGTGATCAAGGTCGAGGCCGTCTATTTCCAGTGCGCGCGGGCCATCGTCCGGTCCGAATTGTGGAACCCGGAAAAGCACGTCGATCCGAAGTCGCTGCCGACGCCGGGCCAGATACTTGCGGTGACAAGCCGGAAAAACATCGACGGCGAGAAGTACGATCGCGAATGGCCGGAGCGCGCAAAAGCCAGCATGTGGTAG
- a CDS encoding MarR family transcriptional regulator produces MNNKQDLPWDNPRFRNWIALVRAEKAVVAALSKALQPLDLKLAQLDMLMNLYRHPGMSQHDLARKLLVGRSNITMLLPQLEKRGLLTRENDAKDKRIMRLTLTGNGEELLMEALHIYNGLIETVMAQTSPSECDRMGAMMTRISEVMKNT; encoded by the coding sequence ATGAACAATAAGCAAGACCTCCCCTGGGACAATCCGCGGTTCCGCAACTGGATCGCTTTGGTGCGCGCCGAAAAGGCCGTCGTGGCAGCCTTGAGCAAGGCGCTGCAGCCGCTCGACCTGAAACTCGCGCAGCTCGACATGCTGATGAACCTCTACCGGCATCCAGGCATGTCCCAGCATGATCTCGCCCGCAAATTGCTGGTCGGACGGTCGAATATTACCATGCTTCTGCCCCAGCTGGAAAAGCGCGGCCTGCTTACCCGCGAAAACGACGCCAAGGACAAGCGAATCATGCGGCTGACCCTCACGGGCAATGGCGAGGAACTCCTGATGGAAGCCCTGCACATCTATAACGGCCTGATCGAGACGGTGATGGCCCAGACCTCCCCGTCCGAATGCGACCGCATGGGCGCTATGATGACACGCATTTCCGAGGTGATGAAAAACACCTGA